In the genome of Streptomyces sp. SAI-127, the window AGGCGTAGAAGTGGCGCAGGGCATGGTAACCGTGCTCTCGGGAGGGCTCCCAGACGCGGGCTCCGTCCAGGGCGCTCTCCTCCAGCGTGGCGATGACGTCGGCGTCGGCCAGCGCGGGCTTCCAGACGTAGGAGTTGAAGTAGTTCCGGTTGATCGCCATGCGCTCACGCCCTGTTACGAGGAGGTTGTACGTCCTCGGCCGCCGGTGCTTGGCCTCGACCGGCGTCTCGGCCGGGCGCGGGTCGTCCCAGGGCATGGTGACCGGGACGGGTTCGAAGACCTTCATGTGCTGCCGTACGGCCTCGGCCACGCTTGAGGGCAGAGGCACGTCTCGGACTTTGCGCCCCTTGGGAAGCGCGAAGCACAGCTTCGTCCGTACCATCTTGACCTGGCGTCGAACGTGGACGACCTCCTCGTCGTAGTCGATGTCCTCCGCGGACAGGCCGAGCCCGCCGCATGGAGGACGCCGCCGATGCCCTGCTCGCCCACCGCGACGGCGGTGCCCCGACACCACGTCGGGGTACGCCGCCCCGGCGGCGTTCTGCATCAGCGCTTGTCACTCGACAGTCCTACGCGATCGCAGCAGTAGAGAGGTCCGGTTCCGGCGGTGGCGGGTGGCTCGCCGCCATGGGCAGGGTCAGCACCATGGTGAGGCCGCCGCCCGGTGTGTCCTCGGCGTGCAGGGTGCCGCCGATGGCCTCCGTGAAGCCGCGGGCGACGGCGAGTCCGAGGCCGACGCCGTTGCCGCGCGGGGAGTCGCCGTAGCGCTGGAAGGGTTCGAAGATGCGGTCTTTGGCCTCGTCGGGGACGCCCGGGCCGCGGTCCACGACCCGGACCTCGACCCGGTCGGCTATGGCGCTCGCCTTCACCAGCACCCGTGTGTCCGCAGGGCTGTACTTGACGGCGTTCTCGACCACGTTGGCCACGGCCCGCTCCAGGAGGCCCCGGTCGACCTCGACCATCGGCAGGGTCTCCGGCACGTCCATGTCGACACTGTCCTCGGGGACGCCGCCGAGCGCCATCGGGATCACCTCATCGAGATCCGTCTCGCGGATGAGCGGGGTGACGGTGCCGGTCTGCAGGCGGGACATGTCGAGGAGGTTGCCGACGAGGTGGTCGAGGCGGTCGGCGCCCTCCTCGATGGCCTCCAGCAGGTCCGCCTGGTCCTGCTCCGACCACTCGACGTCGTCCGAGCGCAGGGACGTCACCGCCGCCTTGATCCCGGCGAGCGGGGTCCGCAGGTCATGGCTCACTGCGGCCAGCAGCGCGGTGCGGATGCGGTTGCCCTCGGCCAGCGTCCGGGCCCGGTCCGCCTCCTCCTGCAACCTCCGGCGGTCCAGGACGACGACGGCCTGGGCGGCGAAGGCCGCGAGGACGCGGCGGTCCTCGGCCGGCAGCACGCGTCCCGTCAGGGCCAGTGCCATGTGGTCGCCGACCGGTACGTCGACGTCCGCGTCGTCGGGGACGACGCAGGGCTGCGGGCCCACGCTCCCTGCGCAGGTCCACGGTGCGACGTCGCTCTCGCGCTCCAGCAGTGCCACCGACTCCATGCCGAAGGTCTCGCGGACGCGTTCGAGGAGCGCCTCCAGCGTGGTCTCACCGCGCAGGACGTTGCCGGCCAGGAAGGAGAGGATCTCCGACTCGGCGCGCAGACGGGCGGCCTGGTGGGTGCGGCGGGCGGCCAGGTCCACGACCGAGGCGACGGACACGGCGACCCCGACGAAGATCGCGATGGCGACGATGTTCTTCGGGTCGGCGATGGTCAGGGTGTGGACGGGTGGGGTGAAGTACCAGTTCAGCAGGAGGGAACCGGCCGCCGCCGAGGCCAGGGCGGGGAAGAGCCCGCCCAGCAGGGCCGCCGCCACCGTCATGGCCAGGAACAGCAGCATGTCGTTGGCGAGCCCGACGTCCGGGAAGGCACTGCTCAGCAGCCAGGTCAGCAGGACGGGGCCACCCAGGCCGGCGAGCCAGCCCCAGATCAGGCGGGACCGGCCGAGGCGGGCGCTCCGGGCGACCGGGAGTCCCCGCCCCTTGCCGACCTCGTCGTGGGTGATGAGGTGGACGTCGAGGTCGGGCCCGGAGTCGCGGGCGACCGTGGCACCGACGCCCGGACCGAAGACGTACTGCCAGCCCTTGCGTCGGGAGACCCCCAGCACGATCTGGGTGGCGTTGACCCCGCGCGAGAAATCGAGGAGCGCCACCGGTATGTCGTCGCCGACGACGTGGTGGAAGGTGCCGCCGAGGTCCTCGACGAGGGTGCGCTGGACGGCCAGTTCCTTCGGGGACGCGGCGGTCAGGCCGTCGCTGCGGGATATGTAGACGGCGAGGACCTCGCCGCCCGCGCCCTTCTCCGCCAGCCGGGCCGCGCGGCGTATGAGCGTCCGGCCCTCGGGGCCGCCGGTGAGCCCGACCACGATCCGCTCGCGCGAGCCCCAGATCGTGGAGACCCGGTGCTCGCTGCGGTACTCGGTCAGATAGGCGTCGACCCGGTCGGCCACCCACAGCAGCGCCAGCTCCCGCAGGGCGGTGAGGTTTCCGGGCCTGAAGTAGTTGGACAGGGCCGCGTCGACCTTGTCGGGCTTGTAGATGTTGCCGTGGGCCATACGGCGGCGCAGCGCCTGGGGGGACATGTCGACCAGCTCGATCTGGTCGGCCCGGCGTACGACCTCGTCCGGCACGGTCTCCCGCTGCCGTACGCCCGTGATCGATTCCACGACGTCACCGAGCGACTCCAGGTGCTGGATGTTCACCGTGGAGACGACGTCGATCCCCGCCGCCAGCAGTTCCTCCACATCCTGCCAGCGCTTCTCGTTGCGCGAGCCGGGGATGTTGGTGTGGGCGAGTTCGTCCACCAGCGCCACATCGGGGCGGCGCGCGAGGACCGCGTCCACGTCCATCTCCGTGAAGGTGCTGTCCCGGTAGGCCAGTTCCCTGCGCGAAATCTGCTCCAGGCCGTGCAGCATCACCTCGGTGCGCGGCCGGTGGTGGTGCTCGACGAAGGCGACCACGCAGTCGGTGCCCCGCTCCACGCGGCGGTGCGCCTCGGACAGCATGGCGTAGGTCTTGCCGACGCCGGGGGCCGCGCCGAGGTAGATCCGGAGCTTGCCGCGTGCCATGTTCATCCTTCGAAGCGGTAGCCCATGCCGGGCTCGGTGATGAGATAGCGGGGGTGGGCGGGGTCTGTCTCCAGTTTGCGCCGCAGTTGGGCCATGTAGACGCGGAGGTAGTTGGTCTTGTTGCTCTGGGAGACGCCCCAGACCTCCTGGAGCAGGTGCTTCTGAGTGATCAGCCGCCCCGGGCTGGTGACCAGGATCTCCAGCAGGTGCCATTCGGTGGGCGTGAGCCGCACGTCGTGACCGCCCCGTACGGCCTTCTTGGCGAGCAGGTCAATGGTGAAGTCAGCTGTCTCGACCAGGGTCGCCCCCGGCGCGAGCGGCACCTCCTCGGTGCGGCGGACAGCGGCCCGCAGCCGGGCGAGCAGTTCGTTCATGCTGAAAGGCTTGGTGACGTAGTCGTCGGCGCCGGCGTCCAGCGCGGCGACCTTCTCATCGGACGCCTGCCGCGCGGACAGGACGAGGATCGGCACCCTGGTCCAGGCCCGCAGCCCCTTGATGACGTCGACGCCGTCCATGTCGGGCAGCCCGAGGTCGAGGAGGACCACGTCGGGCTGACGGGCGGCTGCGAGCCGGAGTGCGGTGGTGCCGTCGGGGGCCGCGTCGACCCCGTACTGGCGTGCCTGGAGATTGATGACGAGGGCACGTACGAGTTGCGGGTCGTCCTCCACCACCAG includes:
- a CDS encoding integrase, producing MPLPSSVAEAVRQHMKVFEPVPVTMPWDDPRPAETPVEAKHRRPRTYNLLVTGRERMAINRNYFNSYVWKPALADADVIATLEESALDGARVWEPSREHGYHALRHFYASEQLEAGESVVSLARWLGHSDPGFTLRKYAHFLPRAGARGSVAIDAVFA
- a CDS encoding sensor histidine kinase KdpD, which produces MARGKLRIYLGAAPGVGKTYAMLSEAHRRVERGTDCVVAFVEHHHRPRTEVMLHGLEQISRRELAYRDSTFTEMDVDAVLARRPDVALVDELAHTNIPGSRNEKRWQDVEELLAAGIDVVSTVNIQHLESLGDVVESITGVRQRETVPDEVVRRADQIELVDMSPQALRRRMAHGNIYKPDKVDAALSNYFRPGNLTALRELALLWVADRVDAYLTEYRSEHRVSTIWGSRERIVVGLTGGPEGRTLIRRAARLAEKGAGGEVLAVYISRSDGLTAASPKELAVQRTLVEDLGGTFHHVVGDDIPVALLDFSRGVNATQIVLGVSRRKGWQYVFGPGVGATVARDSGPDLDVHLITHDEVGKGRGLPVARSARLGRSRLIWGWLAGLGGPVLLTWLLSSAFPDVGLANDMLLFLAMTVAAALLGGLFPALASAAAGSLLLNWYFTPPVHTLTIADPKNIVAIAIFVGVAVSVASVVDLAARRTHQAARLRAESEILSFLAGNVLRGETTLEALLERVRETFGMESVALLERESDVAPWTCAGSVGPQPCVVPDDADVDVPVGDHMALALTGRVLPAEDRRVLAAFAAQAVVVLDRRRLQEEADRARTLAEGNRIRTALLAAVSHDLRTPLAGIKAAVTSLRSDDVEWSEQDQADLLEAIEEGADRLDHLVGNLLDMSRLQTGTVTPLIRETDLDEVIPMALGGVPEDSVDMDVPETLPMVEVDRGLLERAVANVVENAVKYSPADTRVLVKASAIADRVEVRVVDRGPGVPDEAKDRIFEPFQRYGDSPRGNGVGLGLAVARGFTEAIGGTLHAEDTPGGGLTMVLTLPMAASHPPPPEPDLSTAAIA
- a CDS encoding response regulator transcription factor; protein product: MTRVLVVEDDPQLVRALVINLQARQYGVDAAPDGTTALRLAAARQPDVVLLDLGLPDMDGVDVIKGLRAWTRVPILVLSARQASDEKVAALDAGADDYVTKPFSMNELLARLRAAVRRTEEVPLAPGATLVETADFTIDLLAKKAVRGGHDVRLTPTEWHLLEILVTSPGRLITQKHLLQEVWGVSQSNKTNYLRVYMAQLRRKLETDPAHPRYLITEPGMGYRFEG